A window of Enterobacter ludwigii genomic DNA:
TGAGGATGGTGGGTGCGTTCATAAAGACTCCTTAATGTGCAATTGCCGAAAGGGGTCTTAGAAATGTGAAAGCCGCCTTTCGGCGGCTATCTGAAAATGGGGAAAACTACTCCGTGCCGCCTTTAAGAAGGCAGCCACCAGCGGTTTACGGTGAGCACGGCGTGGTTTATGTTCATCTCTTTACCGTATCACGTCCGGCGCGAAAAACAAAAGGGCACGTCATGCTGCAATCACTCAACCACCTGACCCTCGCGGTCAGCGACCTGCAAAAAAGCGTCACCTTCTGGCACGAGCTGCTGGGGCTTGCGCTGCACGCCCGCTGGAATACCGGGGCCTATCTCACCTGCGGTGACCTGTGGGTCTGCCTGTCGTACGACGAGGCGCGCCAGTACGTGCCGCCGCAGGAGAGCGACTATACCCACTACGCGTTTACCGTGTCGGAAGAGGATTTTGAACCGCTCTCGCAAAGCCTTGAGCAGGCGGGCGTCACCGTCTGGAAGCAGAACAAAAGCGAGGGGGCGTCGCTCTATTTTCTCGACCCGGACGGGCACAAGCTGGAGCTGCACGTGGGCAGCCTCGCCGCGCGGCTGGCGGCGTGTCGCGAGAAGCCATACGCGGGCATGGTCTTTACCTCAGACGAGGCTTGAGGCGCGCACCTTCAGCCTGCCCGCCAGCGTCACGTGCGTGGCGGCATCTTCCTGATTGCACAGGTACTCCACCGCGAGCCGTCCCAGCTCGCTGTAGGGCAACTGGATACTGGTCAGCGGTGGGGTGAGCTGCTCGGAGATCTTCTGGTCGTCGTAGCCCGCCAGCAGCATGTCCTGCGGAATGCGCACGCCGTTCACCGCCAGCGCCTGATAGCAGCCAATCGCCAGCCAGTCGCTGGCGCAGAAGATGGCGTCCGGGCGCTCGGCCAGCTCCAGCAGCGAGGTTGTCGCGGTAAAGGACTCGCTGAACTGCCAGTTGGTCTGGCGCACCAGGCTGTCGTCGCACGCTAATCCGGCCTGCTGTAGTGCCGCCTGGTAGCCAGCCAGCCGCTGGCGGGAGGCTTCCATCCAGCTCTCCCCGGTGATGTGGGCGATGCGCGTGGCCCCGCAGGCGATGAGATGTTTCGTCACCTGGAAAGCGTTGGCGTAGTCGTCCGGGATAAACGACGGCAGCAGCGGCGAGCCGGGGTCGCGCTGGTTGAGCAGCACCAGCGGGATGCGGGTGCAGTCCTGGAACGCCGTCATGTCCACCAGCGTGGTGACCGGGGAAGCAAGAATAATCCCGATGCAGTTGCGCTTCTCCAGCTGGCGGATGATGTTCAGCGCCAGCTCGATGTCGTCGCCGTAGTCGTAGACGGTGAGCAGGGTCTCGTTGCGCCACGCCGCTTCCCGCGCCTGGCTGATGGCATCGATAAACGGGTCGAAGCTCTGCATGGAGCTGACCAGCAGGGCGATCTCTTCCTGGTTGCGCGGGGCGTGAACGGCGGGGAGGCGGTCGTAGCCGAGCTCGGTGGCCACATTAATGACCCGCTGGCGGGTGTCGTCGCTAAGCTTGATGTTGCGGGACTGGTTAAGCACCAGCGATACCGTCGCCTGCGACACTCCTGCCGCCCGCGCAATATCGTTCATCGTCACTTTCGTTTTTCGCTTCATCCGTCCTCTCCCTTTCGCGACTTCGCATCATACCCTAACCGCACGCTTTAGCGCCGTCGATCACGTTTCTCATTCATCGAAGCGCGAACTTTGTGAGGGGCATCGCTTTTCTTCGTGCGAGAAATTGCGCATTTATCCTGCAACTAATATTTATTAGCTAAATATTATCAGTAAGAGGACGCGTAATGAAAGAGCAGTGGAGCAGGGAGCAGGCACAGGCGTGGTATGAACAAAAAGGCTGGCTGTGCGGGTTTAACTACCTGCCGTCGACGGCGGTGAACTGGACCGATATCTGGCAGGAGGAGACCTTCGATGCCGAAACTATCGAGCGCGAGCTGGGCTGGGCGGCGGACGCGGGTTACAACACCCTGCGCATCAACCTGCCGTTTATTGTCTGGGAGCACGACCGTGACGGGCTGATGGCGCGCATCGATCGGTTTTTGACGATTGCCGACGGTCACGGCTTCAGCACCATGCTGACCCTGATGGACGACTGCGGCTTCTCCGGCGACGAGCCGTATCTCGGCCCGCAAAAGTCGCCGGTGCCGGGCAAGCACAACAGCCAGGCAGCGGCGAGCCCGGGGCGCGACAAAGTGTGCGATCGCGACTGCTGGCCGCAGATTGAGCGCTATATCCGCGACGTTGTTCGCCAGTTTCGTGAAGACGGGCGCGTGCTGCTGTGGGATCTCTATAACGAGCCGGGCAACCGCGGTATTTTCGCGACGGGCACGCAGGAGGTGCAGTACGACGCGAAGCTGGAGACCTGCGCCCACGAGCTCATGAAGCTGGCGTTCCAGTGGGTGCGTGAAGAAGACCCAACCCAGCCGCTCACGGTCTGCGCGTGGCGAGTCCCGCCGGAAGAGGAGGGCGAGACGTTCTTCCAGCATCCGCTGGACCAGACCGCGCTGGCGCTCTCGGACGTGGTGAGCTTCCACGCCTACACCAACACCGGGCGGATGACGGCGATTATCCAGCAGCTACAGGCGCTCGGGCGCCCGCTGTTCTGCACCGAATGGCTGGCGCGCCACGTGGGCAGCACCATCGAAGAGCAACTTCCGCTGATGTACATGGCGAAAGTCGCACCGTATCAGTGGGGGCTGGTGCGCGGTAAAACCCAGACGTGGCTGCCGTGGCCGGTGGTGATGAAGGAGTCTACGGACTACTGTCGCCTCTGGTTCCACGACGTGTTCGAGGAAAACGGTATTCCGTTCTCGCGCCGTGAAATCGCGCTGATGCAGAAGTTTCGTCAGATCGCCCCGAAAGCACAGGGCTAATCATATTGACCCGGTGCCAGTCGCCGGGTAATCAGGTACGCACTATGGCAACGATAATGAAAATACCGTCTCGCGAGTTGTGGTCTTATTTTGGTTATGGTTTAGGTCAGTGTTTTAGCTTTGGTTTAGTGGGTTCGTTTATTAACTATTTTTACACCGACGTGCTGGGGATCTCGGCGCTGGCGGCGAGTACCATTTTCCTGATTGCCCGCGCGTGGGACGCGGTTCACGATCCGCTGTTTGCCAGCATTATGGACACCATTAACAGCCGGTTCGGCAAGTTTCGCCACTTTTTACTGCTTGCACCGCTGCTGATCACCGGCGTCACGCTGCTGTCGTTCTATAAAATCGAAGCGGACATGACCACCAAAATCCTCTACGCCGGGGTGACCTACATCCTGTGGGGGACGTTGTACGCCATCTCCGATATCCCGTTTTGGTCTATGTCGTCGGTGATGACCAACGACTCCGCCCAGCGCACCCGCGCGGTGACGGCGGCGATGCTGGGGGTAAACGCCGGGATTGCCTGCGCCAACATCTTCTTCCCGAAACTGGCGGCGTTTTTTGCCCAGCACAGCAACGATAAAGGCTACTTTATGGCGGCGCTGGTGATGATGCTGGTGGGGCTGCCGCTGATGCTCAACGGCTTTATGCAGATCAAAGAGCGCGTGCCGCCAAGCCCGGAAAAGGTGACGATGCGCGATACCTTCCACAACCTGCGCCAGAACAAGCCGCTGTTTATCGTCCTGCTGTCGTTCTTCTTCTGCGTGTTTCATAACGTGGCGGGCGGTCTGTATATCTACTTCTTTATCAACAACCTGGGCGACGGTAGCCTGCAAATGGCGATTGGCGTGATGGGGATTGTGGCGGCGGTGTTGTGCCTGGTCGCCCCGATGCTGACGCGCCGGATGCAGAAGCGGAAGCTGTTTATGATCCTCTGCGGGCTGGACGTGGCGGTGCGCGTGGTGATGTGGTTTGTCGGCTATCAGCAGGTGACGATGCTGTTCATTCTGCTCGGCCTGAGTACCCTGTTCGTGATGATGACCAACATCCTCACCTCGTCGATGATTGCCGACACCATCGAGTACGCGGAGTACCACACTAACAAGCGCTGTGCGGCGATCACCTTCTCCGGGCAGACCTTTACCGGCAAGATGTCGGTGGCGGTGGGCGGCGGGTTAATCGGCGTGTTCCTGACGATGATTGGCTACGTGCCGCAGGCGCAAATCCAGAGCGAGAGCGTGCTGTCTGGGCTGTTCTTCGGGATTTGCCTGCTGCCGGCGATAGGGTCGCTGATCCGAATGGGCTTTATGTCGCGCTTTACCTTTACCGAGGAGAAGCACGCGGAGATTTGTCGGCTGCTGGCAGAGCGCAACGCGTCTGTGAAAGCGCCGGATGGCGGCTGTGCCTTACCCGGACTACAAAACCAACCCTTGTAGGTCAGATAAGCGAAGCCCAAAAGGCTTCGCTTTTAATCGTTTGCACCGACAAGCTCAATCTGTGTTGCCGTTCGGAACCCGGTGCGGCAGCTGCAATCTTATAAACTCCCTCGCTGTCTGTCTCAGAGGACTTTGACCCGTAAAACAGGCTACACTCTGGTTTTGAGCGCGATAAGCTGAGGAAATAACAATGCACTACACACTGAAAGAAAGTGACAAGGATAAGGCCGAAGGGGCAAACGGCGCAGGCGCGCTGCAGCAAAAACTGCTGGAATCCCGTTCGATTGTCATCTCTGGTGAGATCAACCAGGAACTGGCGCAGAAAGTTATCACCCAGATGATCCTGCTGCAAAGCGTAAGTAACGATCCGATCAAACTGTACATCAACAGCCAGGGCGGCCACGTGGAAGCGGGTGATACCATCCACGATTTCATTAAATTTATCCGTCCGGACGTGCACGTCATTGGCACCGGCTGGGTCGCGAGCGCTGGGATCACCATCTTCCTGGCGGCGAAAAAAGAACACCGCTACTCGCTGCCAAATACCCGTTTCATGATCCACCAGCCGCTGGGCGGCGTACGTGGTCAGGCGACGGACATCGAAATCGAAGCGCGTGAGATCATCCGTATGCTGGATCGCGTGAACAAGCTGATTGCTGACGCCACCGGCCAGCCGCTGGAAAAAGTGAAAAAAGACACCGACCGTAACTTCTGGATGTCTCCGGCTGAAGCGCTGGATTACGGTATCGTGGGTAAACTGATTACTCATTATGACGAGCTGAAGCTCGATTAAGCGTTAAAATCGTGTATGTGTCGGGTGGCGGCTTCGCCTTACCCGACCTACGCGAGCTCGTTTGACCCATGACAAGTTCCCCCTCCACCGTCTCCCCTATAATCGCGCCTGTTTCCCCTCTCACTGGTGCTACCCATGGCGTATCAACTGAACCTGAACTGGCCGGAATTTCTCGAAAAATACTGGCAGAAAAAACCCGTTGTGCTGAAAAATGCCTTCCCGAATTTTGTTGACCCGATTACCCCGGACGAGCTGGCTGGCCTGGCGATGGAGCCGGAAGTCGATAGCCGTCTGGTGAGTCATTTCAACGGTAAATGGCAGGCCAGCAATGGTCCGTTTGAGCACTTTGACGGTCTGGGTGAAACCGGCTGGTCGCTGCTGGCGCAGGCGGTGAACCACTGGCATATGCCTGCGGCGGAGCTGGTGCGTCCGTTCCGCGTATTGCCCGACTGGCGTCTGGACGACCTGATGATCTCCTTCTCTGTTCCGGGTGGTGGTGTAGGCCCGCATATCGATCAGTACGATGTATTTATCATTCAGGGGATGGGTAGCCGCCGCTGGCGCGTGGGGGACAAGCTGCCAATGCGTCAGTTCTGCCCGCATCCGGCGCTGCTGCATGTCGATCCATTTGAGCCGATCATCGACGAAGATCTGGCTCCGGGCGATATCCTCTATATTCCACCAGGATTCCCGCACGACGGCTTTACCCATGAAACCGCGCTGAACTACTCGGTCGGTTTCCGTGGGCCAAATGGCCGCGATCTGATCAGCAGTTTTGCCGATTACGCGCTGGAAAACGATCTGGGGGGAGAGCATTACAGCGATCCGGATCTTACCTGCCGCGAACACCCCGGCCGCGTGGAGCAGTATGAACTCGATCGTATTCGCCAGATGATGATCGATATGATCAGCAAACCTGACGATTTCACGAAGTGGTTCGGCAGCTTTGTTTCTACGCCGCGTCACGAGCTGGATATTGCTGCTGCGGAACCGCCGTACTCAACAGAAGAGGTGCTCGATGCGCTGCAGGGCGGCGAAAGGTTATCTCGCCTGAGCGGGCTGCGCGTGCTGAACATTAACGGCAGCTTCTTTATCAACAGTGAACTGCTGGAAACGGTAGATGCAAAGGCCGCAGATGCGCTGTGCCGCTACACCGAACTCGGTCATGCCGAGCTGGGCGATGCGCTGAAAAACCCGGCGTTTGTCGACGAGCTCACCGGGCTGATTAACCAGGGATACTGGTACTTCGACGAGTAGTGCTGCACGGTTTTCTCCCTCTCCCTGTGGGAGAGGGCCGGGGTGAGGGCATCAGGCCGCACTAGCCCTCCTCCATCGCAATCACAATCGCCTCACCCATCTTCTTCAGTGCATCACGATTTTTGTCCGTCGGGGGCAGCGCCACGTTGATCCGCAGGCAGTTGCGATACTTCCCGGAGGCGGAAAACAGCGACCCGGCCGCCGCCTGGATCTTCAGCCGACACAGTTGTTTGCTGACGCACACCATATCCACTTTCTCTGGCAGCTCAACCCACAGCAGGAAACTTCCCTGCGGTCGCGTCACGCAAATCCCTGCCGGAAAATACTGCCGTACCCAGCAGGTGTAGGTTTCCATATTCTGCTGATAAATCTGACGCATACGGCGCACGTGGCGATGATAATGGCCGTCGCGAATAAACGCCGCCACCGCCATCTGGGTGCCGGGCACGTTAAAGCCACCTGCGGCGTATTTCATGTGCATCACCCGGTCATAATAGCGTCCCGGGACAATCCAGCCGACGCGCAGACCTGGCGCAACGGTTTTGGTAAATGAGCTACAGAGGATCACGCGACCATCAATATCCATCGAATGAATGGTGCGCGGGCGCGGGTACTCCGCCGCCAGCTCGCCGTAGATATCATCTTCCACGATCACGATGTCGTGCCGCTGGGCCAGAGCCAGCACCTGCTTTTTACGCGCTTCCGGCATGATGAATCCCAGCGGGTTATTGCAGTTTGGCACCAGGATCACCGCTTTAATCGGCCACTGTTCCAGCGCCAGTTCTAACGCCTCAATGCTGATCCCGGTTTCAGGATCGGTGGGAATTTCAATCGCCTTGATGTCAAAGCCGCGCAGCATCTGCATGGTGCCGTGAAACGACGGCGACTCGACCGCCACGATATCACCCGGCTTGCAGACCGAGAGCAGGGCAATCGACAGCGCGCCGTGGCAGCCGTTGGTGATCACAATCTCATTCGCCGCTACGGTCGAGCCGCCATCCAGCATCAGGCGGGCGATCTGCTCGCGCAGCTCAAGACGGCCGTCGAGTACGTCATAGCTCAACATTTCGCTCGGGTTGTGTTGCGCGATACGGCTCATCTCGCGCCACAGAGGCTTCAGGCTGGGCTGGTTAATGTCCGGTGAGCCGCCACCGAAGGAGATCATCTCTTTGTCGGAGCGGGCATCCAGCAGCATCATCACCTCATCCCATTGTGTCACGTCCACGGGCCGTTGCACCGGGCGCGTCATGGCCGGAACGGGGGGCTGGGATTTACGTTGTGAGACAAAATAGCCGGAACGCGGCTGGGGGTGATCAGCTGGAGATTTTCGAGGATCTGATAAGCCTGCTGTATGGTGCTGATACTCACGCCGTGCTCCTGGCTCAGCGCACGTACCGACGGTAAACGTTCCCCGCTGCGATACAGCCCTTGTTCAATGCGTTCTGCCAGAAGGTTGGCCAGATGTTGGTAGCGCGTCATGCTGTATCCTTTGTTTTCACCATACAGATTGTAAAACCAGTACAGATTGCCGCAAAAAACGGCATGCAGATACTGTTTTAGCGGATCTGTATGTTAAACAAAAGCTGTTTTTGAATCTGTATTGTGCATGCCGTTTTCCCTGATGATATCCCCACTGGCACAGCGAGGAGAGCATCATGGAATTCTATGAGAATCGTTCAAAACGTCCGTTTATTGCGTTTGTCTGGATCGCGAAAACGCTACGCAACTGGTACCGCATTCACCGTACCCGCCGCATTCTGAGTCAGATGAGCGACGAGCAGCTCAGGGATGTTGGGTTATCGCGATATGATGTGTGATCGTCCCGGCCGGGTACGGCGCAGCCGCTACCCGGCAATGTTCAGCTCAACAGCGCAAGCGTCTGCTGTTTCGGCCTTTCCAGCAGCTCAATCGCCTCCTGATACGTTCGCACATTGTTATAACCCATCACCAGCCCATAACGTTTACCCGACCCGCGATACCACTCCGAGAGCGCATTCACCTGTAACTGCTGTTCCTGCCAGCAACGGGCGATTTCTCTGTCGCAACTGCCTTTCGTCAGAAAGGCCACAATATGCATCCCGCCATCGTTTTGCTCGGTGAAAAACAGATCGCCATACACCTCGCGCAGGGCTGCAATCATCCAGTCGCGGCGGGTCTGGTACAGCGCGCGCATCTTTTTCAGGTGACGGAAAAAATGGCCTTCGTTGAGAAACGCGGTGAGGATCTTTTGCGTCAGCACCGGCTGGCCGCTGGTGGTGATGTCAGCACAGTCGGTAAACGCCCCGACGGTGCTGGCGGGCATCACCACGTAACCCATGCGCAGTGACGGCATAATGGTTTTACTGAAGGTACCCATAAAGATCACCCGGTCGTGCTGGTCGAGGCTTTTCAGCGAAGGCAGTACCTTGCGGGTGTAATGAAATTCACCGTCGTAATCGTCTTCAATAATCCACGCTTCGTTCTGGCTGGCCCAGTCGAGAAGCTGCTGTTTACGCGGCAGGGAGAGCGTCACCGCCAGCGGACTCTGGTGCGACGGGGTGACAATGGCAAAACGCGCATCGCGATGGTGACGAAGTAGATACTCCGTGTCGATGCCGCAGCGATCGACCGGCACCGTGTGCAGGCGCGGGACAATCCGCTTGAGCAACTGCTGGCCCATAAAGTAGCCCGGATCTTCAAACACCACCTTATCGCTGCGGCTGGCGAGGGTGTCGAGGATCAGGCGCAGGCTGCCGCTGTAGCCGCTGGTGATCAGCACCTGTTCGGCGCTGCAGGAGAGCCCGCGCGAGATGTTGAGGTAGCTGGCGATGGCCTGGCGCAGTGGATACCAGCCCAGGACAGGCGGGTTGAGCATCTCCTCCTGGCGCATGGCGCGCGTTGCCTGGCCTGCCAGCAGCAGCCATTTTTTATACGGGAAGCTGTCGAGCGCGGGGATGCCGGGTCGCAGAAAACCGGCCCGTTCGCGCTGGCTGATAAGCGATGCCGGAAGCGTGCCGGTGGGCTGTTCCGCAGGGGCATTTTTATCCGGTAACAGTAAATCCGGGTTGACCCGCGTGCCGCGCGCACCCTGGCTCACCAGATACCCTTCGCCCGTCAGGATGGCATAGGCCGTTTCGACGGTTTTGCGCGCCACTTTCAGCTCTTCGGCCAGGACCCGTATAGCAGGCACTTTGTCGCCGGGCTTCAGCACGCCGCGCGTGATGTTGTCGCGATAGCGGGTATAGATCTCGTGATAGCCCGGCTTCATGTCCTACCTCATTTCATGGTTTTTGTATCTTTTTACTATGTCATGAACGGCGTAGATTTGCCTCATCGCATGACATATGCCGCACAAAAAAGAGGAAAGACAATGAGCACTCGCGTTAACCACCATAAAGCCACCCCCGCCCTCGCCAACGCGCTGTCTGCCCTGAGCATGGAGGTGGCGAAAACCTCCATCGACCCGGCGCTGAAACACCTGATCGACATTCGCGTGTCGCAGCTGAACGGCTGTACCTTCTGCCTGGATATGCACTCGAAAGAGGCCAAAATTGCCGGCGAGCGCGAGCTGCGCCTGTATCATCTGGCGGCGTGGCGCGAGTCCCCGCTGTTCAGCGCTCGCGAAAAAGCCGCGCTGGCCTTCACCGAAGCGCTGACCCAGATTGGCGTGCATGGCGTGAGCGATGCGCTCTATCGCAGCGTGGCGGAGCACTTCTCGGACGTCGAGATTTCAGAGCTGAACTTCGCCATCGTGGCGATCAACGCCTGGAACCGCCTGGGGATCACCTCCCGCATGGCGCCGGGCTCACTGGACGCGGCTTACGGGCTGAATAAGGCTAACCTGGAATAATCCCGCGCTCGCGGATCATCGCCACCAGCGCCCGTAGTCCTGGCGGGACGTGGCGGTGGCCGGGGTAATACAGGCGCAGCCCGGCAAACGGCTGCGCCCAGTCGTTCAGGACGCTCACTAGTTCTCCACTCTCTAGCTCTTCCCGAATATACAGTTCCGGCAAAAATCCCACGCCTAATCCCGCTTTCACGGCGCGGATCGAAGCAAAAAGATCGGACGTCGCAAAGCGCGGCGGCACGGCAAGCGCGTACGTTTCACCCCGACGCGCCAGCTCCCAACGGTAGATCCCGCCGTGGGCCATACGCATGCCGATCCCCTGGTGTTGCAGCAGATCTTCCGGCGTCTCGGGTATGCCGTGCTGGGCGAAATAGCCCGGCGTAGCGGTGACAAGCTGGCGGATCTCTCCGGTCAGCGGCACGGCGATCATGTCCTGAGGCACGGACTCTTCAAGGCGGATCCCCGCGTCATAGCCTTCAGCAACGATGTCGATCATCTTTGCTTCGCTTACTGTTTCCACGCGCATTTTCGGGTAGCGGATCATAAAGTCGATCAGCAACTGATCCAGGAATAGCGTGCCGATATTGTTTGGCACGTTCAGGCGCAGCGTTCCGGCGGGTTCCCCGGTATCGCTGTGGATCTCCTCGCTGGCGAGACGGATCTCCTGCAGGGCTGGGCCAATACGTGCCACGTAGCGCTGTCCGGCGTCGGTGAGCGCTACGCTGCGGGTGGTGCGGTTAAAAAGGCGGATATCAAGGCGACTCTCCAGCCCGGCGATGGCATTGCTCACCGCCGTGGCGGACATCCCCAGCTCCTGCGCCGCGCCGCGAAAGCTACCGCGCCGCACGACGGCCATTACCACTTCCAGCTCTGTCAGACCTGAACGATGCATAGATTATCCTGAAAATCGAAACAACCCTTGCAGCATAGCGTGGATTATCGCAACGGAGAAGCTGTGCCAGACTGTCCTCACACAGCCTCAGGAGGGTTATATGCACACTATCGAACAGATCTTTATTAACGGCGAATTTGTTACCCCGCACGGCACCGAACGGTTTGATTTGTACAACCCGGCGACGGCGCAGGTCATAGGGCAGGTTCGCCTGGCGGATGAGGTTGACGCCGGGCGCGCCATCGCGGCGGCAAAAGCGGCATTTCCGGCATGGTCGCAAACCTCAAAGCAGGAGCGCATCGCAGCGCTGAAGCGTATGCACGCGGCTGTAGTGGCCCGTCATGACGATTTGCTGGAAGCCGTCATTGAAGAGTACGGCGCGCCGGCCTCGCGCTCGGCGTGGATGGCCAGCTATCCGGCAGATGTTATTGCTCAGGCGATAGAGGCGCTCGAGGCGTTTGAATTCGTCACCCCCGCAGGCGCAGCAACGGTGCAGATGACCCCGCTGGGTGTGGCCGGGCTGATTACGCCGTGGAACAGCGACGCGGGCTTTATCTGCGGCAAGCTGGCAGCCGCGTTGGCAGCGGGCTGTACGGCAGTTATCAAGCCGAGCGAAATGAGCGCCCTGCAAACCCAGATTGTCACCGAAGCGCTGCGTGATGCCGCGCTGCCGCCAGGCGTGTTTAATATCGTCACCGGGCGCGGCGAGACGGTGGGCGACACCATCAGCCGCCATCCGGACGTGGCAAAAATTTCGTTCACCGGTTCGACGAATACCGGTAAGGCTATCCTGCGCAACGCGGCGGAAAGCTTTAAGCGCGTGACCCTGGAGTTAGGCGGTAAATCGCCGACGGTCCTGCTGGATGATGTGGATCTGGTTCAGGCGATCCCGCTTGTGATTCAGGCCGGGTTTATGAACAGCGGGCAGGCGTGTGTGGCCGGAACGCGCATTCTGGTGCCGCAGTCGCGTAAGTTGGAGATCGAAACCGCGCTGGCGCAGGCAGTGGCGGCGGTGAAATCCGGTGACCCGCGCGATAGCGAAACGGATGTCGGCCCGATGGTCAGCGAAAAGCAGTGGCAGCGGGTGCAGGGCTATATCCGCAAGGGCACAGAAGAGGGAGCACGCCTGCTGGCAGGCGGTGAAGGGCGACCGGAAGGCACGCAGGACGGCTGGTTTGTGCACCCGACGCTGTTTGCGGACGTGAATAACCAGATGACGATTGCCCGCGACGAGATTTTTGGCCCGGTGCTGTGCGTGATCCCCTATCAGGACGAGGCGGAGGCTGTCGCCATTGCCAACGACACAGAGTATGGCCTGAGTGCGGTGGTGCTGGGCGATGATGTGGTACGTGCGCGTCGTGTGGCGCAGCAGATTGTCTCCGGTCGCGTGCTGGTAAACACGCTTGCTCATGAACCGAAAGCACCGTTCGGCGGGTTTAAGCACTCTGGCGTGGGGCGCGAGATGGGCGAGTGGGGGATTCGGGCGTTTATGGAGCCGAGGTCAATTCTGGGCTAAAACTTCGCTATTTACCGAAGCATTGTGCTTATCCATCCCGCATGCTCTCCTCAACATCACCACGGAGAGACCCTCATGATCGCAGTTATTTTCGAAGCCAAAGCCGCGCCAGCCCATCAGGCGCGCTATCTTCAGCTTGCCGCAGAGCTTAAGCCTTTGCTGGCCGACATCGACGGCTTTATTGATATCGAACGTTTTCAGAGCCTGACCACCGACGGCAAAATTCTGTCCCTTTCCTGGTGGCGTGACGAAGAGGCTATCC
This region includes:
- a CDS encoding MFS transporter, translating into MATIMKIPSRELWSYFGYGLGQCFSFGLVGSFINYFYTDVLGISALAASTIFLIARAWDAVHDPLFASIMDTINSRFGKFRHFLLLAPLLITGVTLLSFYKIEADMTTKILYAGVTYILWGTLYAISDIPFWSMSSVMTNDSAQRTRAVTAAMLGVNAGIACANIFFPKLAAFFAQHSNDKGYFMAALVMMLVGLPLMLNGFMQIKERVPPSPEKVTMRDTFHNLRQNKPLFIVLLSFFFCVFHNVAGGLYIYFFINNLGDGSLQMAIGVMGIVAAVLCLVAPMLTRRMQKRKLFMILCGLDVAVRVVMWFVGYQQVTMLFILLGLSTLFVMMTNILTSSMIADTIEYAEYHTNKRCAAITFSGQTFTGKMSVAVGGGLIGVFLTMIGYVPQAQIQSESVLSGLFFGICLLPAIGSLIRMGFMSRFTFTEEKHAEICRLLAERNASVKAPDGGCALPGLQNQPL
- a CDS encoding LacI family DNA-binding transcriptional regulator; amino-acid sequence: MKRKTKVTMNDIARAAGVSQATVSLVLNQSRNIKLSDDTRQRVINVATELGYDRLPAVHAPRNQEEIALLVSSMQSFDPFIDAISQAREAAWRNETLLTVYDYGDDIELALNIIRQLEKRNCIGIILASPVTTLVDMTAFQDCTRIPLVLLNQRDPGSPLLPSFIPDDYANAFQVTKHLIACGATRIAHITGESWMEASRQRLAGYQAALQQAGLACDDSLVRQTNWQFSESFTATTSLLELAERPDAIFCASDWLAIGCYQALAVNGVRIPQDMLLAGYDDQKISEQLTPPLTSIQLPYSELGRLAVEYLCNQEDAATHVTLAGRLKVRASSLV
- a CDS encoding cellulase family glycosylhydrolase, whose translation is MKEQWSREQAQAWYEQKGWLCGFNYLPSTAVNWTDIWQEETFDAETIERELGWAADAGYNTLRINLPFIVWEHDRDGLMARIDRFLTIADGHGFSTMLTLMDDCGFSGDEPYLGPQKSPVPGKHNSQAAASPGRDKVCDRDCWPQIERYIRDVVRQFREDGRVLLWDLYNEPGNRGIFATGTQEVQYDAKLETCAHELMKLAFQWVREEDPTQPLTVCAWRVPPEEEGETFFQHPLDQTALALSDVVSFHAYTNTGRMTAIIQQLQALGRPLFCTEWLARHVGSTIEEQLPLMYMAKVAPYQWGLVRGKTQTWLPWPVVMKESTDYCRLWFHDVFEENGIPFSRREIALMQKFRQIAPKAQG
- a CDS encoding DUF1127 domain-containing protein, producing MEFYENRSKRPFIAFVWIAKTLRNWYRIHRTRRILSQMSDEQLRDVGLSRYDV
- a CDS encoding ATP-dependent Clp protease proteolytic subunit; this translates as MHYTLKESDKDKAEGANGAGALQQKLLESRSIVISGEINQELAQKVITQMILLQSVSNDPIKLYINSQGGHVEAGDTIHDFIKFIRPDVHVIGTGWVASAGITIFLAAKKEHRYSLPNTRFMIHQPLGGVRGQATDIEIEAREIIRMLDRVNKLIADATGQPLEKVKKDTDRNFWMSPAEALDYGIVGKLITHYDELKLD
- the fosA gene encoding FosA/FosA2 family fosfomycin resistance glutathione transferase, with protein sequence MLQSLNHLTLAVSDLQKSVTFWHELLGLALHARWNTGAYLTCGDLWVCLSYDEARQYVPPQESDYTHYAFTVSEEDFEPLSQSLEQAGVTVWKQNKSEGASLYFLDPDGHKLELHVGSLAARLAACREKPYAGMVFTSDEA
- a CDS encoding cupin domain-containing protein; this encodes MAYQLNLNWPEFLEKYWQKKPVVLKNAFPNFVDPITPDELAGLAMEPEVDSRLVSHFNGKWQASNGPFEHFDGLGETGWSLLAQAVNHWHMPAAELVRPFRVLPDWRLDDLMISFSVPGGGVGPHIDQYDVFIIQGMGSRRWRVGDKLPMRQFCPHPALLHVDPFEPIIDEDLAPGDILYIPPGFPHDGFTHETALNYSVGFRGPNGRDLISSFADYALENDLGGEHYSDPDLTCREHPGRVEQYELDRIRQMMIDMISKPDDFTKWFGSFVSTPRHELDIAAAEPPYSTEEVLDALQGGERLSRLSGLRVLNINGSFFINSELLETVDAKAADALCRYTELGHAELGDALKNPAFVDELTGLINQGYWYFDE
- a CDS encoding carboxymuconolactone decarboxylase family protein; the encoded protein is MSTRVNHHKATPALANALSALSMEVAKTSIDPALKHLIDIRVSQLNGCTFCLDMHSKEAKIAGERELRLYHLAAWRESPLFSAREKAALAFTEALTQIGVHGVSDALYRSVAEHFSDVEISELNFAIVAINAWNRLGITSRMAPGSLDAAYGLNKANLE
- a CDS encoding PLP-dependent aminotransferase family protein; translated protein: MKPGYHEIYTRYRDNITRGVLKPGDKVPAIRVLAEELKVARKTVETAYAILTGEGYLVSQGARGTRVNPDLLLPDKNAPAEQPTGTLPASLISQRERAGFLRPGIPALDSFPYKKWLLLAGQATRAMRQEEMLNPPVLGWYPLRQAIASYLNISRGLSCSAEQVLITSGYSGSLRLILDTLASRSDKVVFEDPGYFMGQQLLKRIVPRLHTVPVDRCGIDTEYLLRHHRDARFAIVTPSHQSPLAVTLSLPRKQQLLDWASQNEAWIIEDDYDGEFHYTRKVLPSLKSLDQHDRVIFMGTFSKTIMPSLRMGYVVMPASTVGAFTDCADITTSGQPVLTQKILTAFLNEGHFFRHLKKMRALYQTRRDWMIAALREVYGDLFFTEQNDGGMHIVAFLTKGSCDREIARCWQEQQLQVNALSEWYRGSGKRYGLVMGYNNVRTYQEAIELLERPKQQTLALLS